In Vigna angularis cultivar LongXiaoDou No.4 chromosome 8, ASM1680809v1, whole genome shotgun sequence, the DNA window AATGTTGCAGGCTTATCCACGAATCCCTCAGATGGTGGGGCAAGATCCTTGTATGGACACCTTGAGGTCCAGTGATCGCCCTTCTTCCCACATGTCCTACACACCATGAGAACAGCACCTTTCTGGAATTGAGCCAAGGGGTCTCCACCAGTCTTCGGCTCCTCTGTTTTCGAGCCTGATAACAATCACAGAAACACAGTAATTAAATACTGATGATAGGATAGATCAATCCTATTATCCTCCTCTATAACAATCCTATAATTACTTTGAAGAAATCTAGATATCTATGCTTAACAAACTGATCTCAAGTTCACCTTTTCACTCTCATGCACAACCAAAGGTTTTTAAAAACCCCGTAATTTTTCTTGTGTTAAAACTGTTTCCCTAAATTTTCTTTACAGATTCAGCAATCAATTTCTCATCCAAAATCTACTGGGTTATAAATTTGTTCAAGACATATAAgtgttttgaaataaaaaatcagaaTCAACTGATAGAGAAATTCTCCTTTCTTGTTTAGTTTTCATGATGTTCAATTTCTCCCATACACAACCTCTATAAAACAGTGTGTAATTGTCAGTTTCggaaaatcaaattgaaagttaaaaaaaaatgctacAAATCATGACGCGTTTCAATTCTGAAGGTCATCCAGAATTGCGAACAGAAAGAGATTACTCAATGTAATTGCAGTTTATGCATTTTCTCCAATAGCTTTTTATGAGACATTTCCATAGTGCAATTGCTAAAGAAAACAGAGAAATTGTAATATAAACGGTAAAGAACGGTGGATTCCACAGAGAGGTGTTACCAAGAGGCTTGGGGCGTTCGAGAAGGATCTCTTCGGTGGAGACCATGGTGAGGCGGCTGCCAACGTCTTCGTGGACGGCGTCGCCGAACTTGGGCCAGGACCGACGCTCGACGGCCCGTTTGCTGAGACGCGCGTTGGCGAGCTTACGTGTGCGCGTGGTGGTGGTGATCTTGACCTTGTTTCCGTCGTCGTCGAACTTGTACTCAATTATTTTCTTGATGCCGTTCTCATCTGGCCCTATGACCTGTCGCGGCGGGAGGAGGAAGTCCAGATCCTCGCCGTCATCCTCCTCCAGCTCGCCCCACCGCAACTTCGTCGGTTCCGCGTGATGCGCCGCCATCGCCGCAATCCTTCTTTCTTCTCTACGATTATGTTCTCTGTCGCTTCACACTCACTGTAACTCAGAAACGCCCACACCTAGACAAACACAGAAGCACCCGATTGTAAAATCAAGAAATTAGGTCTCTTCTCTTGTCTTCTTCGATCATTGGGTTTGGGCTCTCAAATAAAGCCCATGCCAAATTGCTTTGCTCTGTTTTGATCACGAGGCTTTTGCTTTCTACACCTCCATAATTACTAAATGCACCTCCTAACTTTTGGGAAGTGGcgattcataaaacaaaaaaacattatgtaagagattaataatttaaatttggatATCTACCAaagtcttttcttttttcaaaatacaacattattcttttctcatttttttaataattaaaaatatatatatattcttcagTATTTGCTGACTATTATTACTACGGTTgtaaaaaatactataaaaaataacGTAATTCATTTCCAAATTAGTAGGTTTTTCTAAACATAATTAatctgtttaaaaaaaaatacaatttatataaaataccAATTTCGGTTATAAATGAAAATCAACACTAGTAGCTTCATCagaagtttaaaaatatttattttttcttttatataattgtttttctcCTAGCTTCTTCCATGTTAAAGTTTTCAAATAAGTTGGTCCAAATAATAGATACTacatcaagtaatataaaatctaGATGTTATGCATTTGACATATCATGCATTTGACACATACATGTGCATTCAGTAATTTAGAACCATAAGATAAAAATAGATTTATACTTTTACTTGATCAAGTAACATACATAGATTCAAAATCTTAGTTGCAGGatcttaatatattattcaGCTGTTACAAATGCATTGGTGAATATGTTCAAATATAACCAATTTGTGTTATGCAAAGTAATGgtctaaacaatttttttttccatcaacACTTTTGAATGTTATAATTGTAACTTCCGTAAATTTCATTTTGAACCCTCATTACTCAAATTTTTCGTCTTTCACCTCATTCTTCAacactaacttttttttttgtctttttatgctaaatttttaaaatatactttgatCTTATTTGTCCATCAATGCTTTTACGTTGttttttatgtaaaacatttacaatgtaataataaaagaaaaataataataaaacaataaacacaAAAGAAGGAAGGAGATAAAAAATTATGGACGCTCAAATTTACATCCTCTATTCATCCATTTTAGAATTCAATTGTACCTATGAATAGTTAGAGTGTCGAGCATTTTAAACTGGTTGATTTTTTCAAACAAAGTCTCTAAAAAGATAGTTCTGTCAGCATTTAGCAAAAGTTGAACTAtaagaaatcaatattttaagttaagggaagctagaattcttcttttgcaatttttttaagCTCAATATTGTTAATTATGTTGTGAAATTGGTAcctctaaaaaaaaaactttgtgtTGATTTCATAGCtaaattaagttatatatatataattgtaattttggtgtgtttttatcaaattttcacTCAAGAGAGTAAATTATCGCTTAAGCAAGACTATCACTGCAACTTAACCAAATTTCTATCAAATTCCCGCTCAAGTGAGATAGTTCTTGTCCAAGCAACAATATTCTCGCTCAAGCGACACCCTATTTATAGTCATGAGTTGTCTCACAAAATTTAGGATTTCTTCTTCGTTAATCGTTGGATCGTGTTGAAATTTTGGCAAGTGCAAGTGTTGGATGAGCAAACAAAACAAATCACAAGAAAAGATATAAGATCAGTAAAGGTTTTGTGGAATGCTAGCAATGGAGACTCCACTTAAGAAATGGAGGAGGACATGAAGAAATCATGTCCTTATTTCTTTTCTAGAAagc includes these proteins:
- the LOC108344652 gene encoding uncharacterized protein LOC108344652 — protein: MAAHHAEPTKLRWGELEEDDGEDLDFLLPPRQVIGPDENGIKKIIEYKFDDDGNKVKITTTTRTRKLANARLSKRAVERRSWPKFGDAVHEDVGSRLTMVSTEEILLERPKPLGSKTEEPKTGGDPLAQFQKGAVLMVCRTCGKKGDHWTSRCPYKDLAPPSEGFVDKPATLDAAAATGGATKGAYVPPGMRAGAERSGGSDMRRRNDENSVRVTNLSEDTREPDLMELFRPFGPVSRVYVAIDQKTSMSRGFGFVNFVNREDAQRAITKLNGYGYDNLILRVEWATPRAS